TAATACCCTCTTTTTTCGTCGACCATCAAACTCACCATAAAAGATCTGCTCCCATGGCCCAAAGTCCAGCTTCCCATTGGTCAAAGCAACGACAACCTCTCGGCCCATGACCTGTCTTTTTAGATGGGCATCGCCATTGTCCTCACCTGTCCGATTATGCATATATTGTGATATGGGTTCGTGTGGTGCTAATTCCTCCAGCCATCTCTCATAATCCTGATGCAGGCCAGACTCATCATCATTGATAAACACAGATGCTGTTATGTGCATGGCATTTACCAACAAAAGACCCTCCTTGATTCTACTTTCTTTTAAACATTCATCGACCTGTGGTGTTATGTTGATGAAGGCCCGTCTTGTAGGCACATTAAACCACAATTCTTTTCGATAACTTTTCACCATATCCTCCTTTTTAGAGAGTTAAGATAATAAAGATCATGGAAGACCCTTTTAAGTCAAATCAAGAACGAATTTGATAATCCAAACAGCAATAAGTCCCATTAATACAGGAAAGACATCAAAGCCTATTATTCCATAAATCATTGATATTAATACTAGAAGAAAAAGTATAACCTGTTTGAATCCTTTTTTAAGATAAAATTTTGATAGATTTGTCATATTAAATAAAAATCTAATAAAAAGTTAATACCATTCTAACAAAGTTAATAATAGCAAGAATTCAATAAAAAATTCAACTGGATTAAAAAAAAGAGAAGTGGAATCAAAGCTTGAATCTGGATCAATGATTTTTTATCAAAGCAACTCAACTAAAAAAGCTTTTATCTTACCATTGAATCCTTTTTGATTTTAAGACATGCTGGGCAACTTTATCGCCCAATCTTGCAGCAGTTTTAAGGTTGTTAATAGCCTGTTCACTGTTGCCGAGTTTCTCATACGCTAGCCCGCGATTGGAATATGACTTTTTATCTTCTGGGTTAATTTCTATAAGCTTGTTATAGTCTTCGATAGCTTGATAATAGTTACCAATTATCTCATAAGCACTTCCCCGATTATGATATGCCGCTATATATTTTGGGTTTTCTTCTATTGCTCGATCATAGTCCCTAATGGCACGATGATAATCTCCAAGTTTCCTAAAAACAATCCCTCGATGATTATAAGCCTCTGCATATTTTGGGTTTTCCTCTATTGCTCGATCATAGTCTCGAATGGCACGATAGAATTTACCAATGTCTTGATAAACAATCCCACGACAAAAATAAGCCTCTGCTGATTTTGGGTTCAGCTCTATAGCCCTGTTATAGTCTCTGATGGCCTGATAATCGTCACCGAGGTTCTTCGAAACAGTCCCACGACCGATATAAGCCTCGGCGTATTCTATGTTCTGCTCTATGATCCTTGTATAGGCATCTTTTGTCTCTTTCAGATCAACAGAGGGTTCTAATGTATTCCCCTTTTCAGACCGGTCTTTTTCACCTAATCCTTTGATAGCTTTTTTGTATTCTTTAAGCTTCCTTATTATGTCTTGCCATTCCATTTTCATCTATAATTTCTTAGAATGAGAAGAACAATGGATATGATAAAAATCATTCTGGATTCTCAAGGAGAAGTAAAATCTAAACTTGAATCGATTGTATTAAATCAAAAAGACAGAACATCGTCAATATAATTTTGCGGTTCTTTTGTTTTCGATTTTACCCTCACTTCTTTTGGATTTCTGAGCAATACACCTGAGAAGTTATAAGATTATGTTTTATTAAATTAAAGCTTTATAAAAGAAAATTTCTAAAATCCTAAAAATTGCTTGACAATGGAGAAAACGAAACATATTATTCCTACTAAAAAGGTAGGGAATAAAATTTTAAAAACACAGGTAAATTAATGAGAATTTCCGCAAAAGGTGAATATGCACTGAGAGCTCTTCATTATCTGTCGCTAAACTATGGAAAGGGGCTCATTCATATTAAAGATATTGCTGAAAACCAGAAGATTCCTTTAAAATTTTTAGAAGGAATTTTGCTTAAGCTAAAAAATGCTGGTTATCTAAGTAGCAAAAGAGGTGCGAGAGGAGGATATTTCCTTGCAAAACCACCAGGAAGTATAAACATAGCGGAGATCATGAGGAGTATGGACATCCCCTTAACACCGATTGATTGTGTCAATGATAATGCTTCCAACCTTTGTGATCACAAAGAAAACTGTGATTTAATATGGTTATGGAGAGATATCAAGAATAAGGTCGAGGAGATTTTAGAAAATACCACCTTTGAAGACTTATGCGTAAAGAACAAAAATCAATCCAAAAGGATTGCTATCTGATGATTAAAAACTTATCAATTACTGAAGAGGAGCACTGTGATGTTTAGACAGATCAAAGGGGATATAGAAGCAGTCTTTGAAAGAGACCCAGCAGCCAAAAGTGTTTTGGAAATTCTCTTTTGTTATCCAGGTCTCCATGCATTAATATTTCATCGTATTGCCCATTTCTTCTGGAGAAAAAAACTTCTCTTTTTAGGTAGATTTATTTCTCATATTGGAAGATTGCTGACTGGTATTGAGATCCATCCCGGGGCAAAGATAGGTTCTGGTTTTTTTATAGATCATGGAATGGGAGTGGTTATAGGGGAAACAGCAGAAATAGGTGATAATTGTACCCTTTACCATGGTGTAACCCTTGGAGGAACAAGCCTGAAAAAAGAAAAACGTCATCCTACTCTGGGAAACAATGTTGTGGTTGGAGCTGGTGCAAAGTTACTGGGCCCTTTTATGGTTGGTGATAATAGTAAGATCGGGGCTAATTCGGTTGTAATTAATGAGGTGCCTCCAAATTCTACTGTGGTAGGAATTCCTGGTAAAGTCGTATTTAAAGGAGAAAAAAAGGCAGAAGACAAGGTGGATCTCAATCACCATGTACTCCCCGATCCTCAAGCAAAGGCTCTTAAATGTCTGGTTAATAAAATTTTAGAAATGGAAAAAGAAATCGCTAAGTTAAAAAAAGATTCTTTAGAGCTCTATAAATAGTTTTTGAAATAAAAAATTGGGCATGAAAAAGGAGGGATATTACAAGAATGAAAAAGTTTTATCTAGATAATAATGCAACGACTCCATTGGACCCTGAAGTTCTTGAAGCAATGATGCCTTTTCTGAAGGAAGATTTCGGGAATCCATCCAGTGTCCATCAGTTTGGCAGAACGATAAGGGTAAAGGTTGAAGAGGCAAGGGAAAAGGTGGCAGAAATCCTGGGCGCAGATCCTTTAGAAATTGTATTTACAAGTTGTGGTAGTGAATCGAATAATATGGCGTTAAAGGGTGTATATAAAAAGAATTGTAATCATATTATTACCTCCCAGATAGAACACCCTTGTATAATAGAAACATGTAATTTTTTAGAAAAACACGGATATGAGGTAACCTATGTCTCAGTAGATAAATATGGAACCGTTAATCCTCAGGAGATTGAAGACTCGATAAAAGAAAATACGCTCCTTATAACAATTATGCACGGCAATAATGAAATAGGGACGATCCAGCCTGTAAAGGAGATTGGTGAAATAGCAAAAAGACACGAAGTCTATTTTCATACAGATGCCGTCCAAAGCGTGGGAAAGGTACCTACTAAAGTCGATGATTTAGGTGTTGATCTCTTAAGCTTATCCGGGCATAAACTTCACGGTCCGAAAGGAATAGGTGCCATCTATATAAGAAAGAAGACCAGAATGCATCCCTTAATAATCGGAGGACATCAAGAAAGAAAAAGACGTGGAGGAACTGAAAATGTTCCGGGAATAATAGGGCTTGGAAAGGCATGTGAAATTGCTCAAAGGGAGATGGAAAACGAATTGAAAAGACTTACTTCCATGAGGGAATCCCTATTTAAGGGTATAATGGAAAAGATACCTCATGTTCAATTAAATGGTCATCCGACAAACAGGCTTCCTACAACCCTTAATATGAGCTTCAAATATGTAGAAGGAGAATCCCTGTTAATCAATTTAGACCTGAAGGGTGTTGCAGTTTCTACAGGATCAGCCTGCAGCTCAGGATCTTTGGAACCTTCTCATGTATTATTAGCCATGAAAATACCTCCTGAGGTAATACACGGTTCCCTGAGATTTAGCCTTGGAAGGTTTAATAAAGAGGAAGATATAGATTATGTGTTAGAAGTCTTACCTCCAATTGTTGAAAAGATGAGGGAGATGTCTCCTCTTTGGGAAGAGAAAAAAACTGTTATGGGTAAATAAATTCAGGAAAGGAAAGGCATATGTATACAGAAAAAGTCATGGATCATTTTACAAATCCACGAAATGTTGGTGAGATAGAGGATGCGGATGGTGTTGGCACTGTAGGCAATCCAGCTTGCGGAGATATAATGAAGATTTTTATTAAGGTAAAAGATAATGTGATTGAAGATATCAAATTTAAAACCTTTGGTTGCGGGGCTGCAATAGCAAGCAGCTCAGTAGCTACTGAATTAATCAAAGGCAAAACCATTGAAGAGGCATTAAAACTAACAAACAAGGTGGTAATAGAAGCCCTTGGTGGTTTGCCAAAAGAAAAGTTACATTGCTCTGTATTAGCAGAAGATGCCCTTAAATCAGCAATAGAAGATTATCAAAAAAAGCAAAACAAATAGTTTTAAAAAGAGATTTTCATTAGTATTTATTTTTGAAATAATCATCTAAAATCTTTGGATGGTCAAAAACAATTCTATCTGGAAGGTCTTCTTCTCCAAACAAACCGATATCCTTAGCATCTGAATCTGCCTCAGCCACACCATCACCCTTCGCTATAAAAACTGTACTGATATTATGCTGTCTAGGGTCTCTTTTGGGGTCAGAGTATGTATGAAACTGTCTTATGAGTCTGATATCTAAAGAGGTTTCCTCTTTTGCTTCTCTAATAGCGGCTCTCTCAAGGGATTCGCCATAATCAACATATCCCCCTGGAAGAGCCCAGCCTTTGGGGGGGTTTGCCCTATTAATTAATATGATCTTGTTATTTTCCATCTCTATAATGATATCAACAGTGACAAAAGGAGTCTTGTATACATGAACTACCTCACCACAGTTCTGGCATTTTTTTATATCTAGACTCATATTTTCAGCTCTCCTCTTATTGATTAATCATGCTTGATTTTTATATTCTTATATAATATATTAAATTGAAAAGAAAGAGTCTTAAGACAAGACCGAACATTAAGTTCGGTCTTTTATTTATTATAGAACAAAGGATATAATCATAGCAATGGATATAAATGAAAGAGATATTTTGAAGATTTTGAAAGAAGCAGGTCATAGGCTGTTTCTATAAAAGAGCTTATAAGTAGGCTTCAGGTTCCTGTTGAAAAGAGGAGTAGTTTCAGAAAGATGATTAAAAGAATGAATATTGAATCAAAGATAGTAAGGGTAAAAGGATCACGGTATTCCCTCCAGGAAAACAGGAATTTAATTACAGGAAGAATCCAGGCACACCCTGATGGCTACGCCTTTTTAATCCCGGAAAAAAAAGAAGAGCCTGATATTTATATAAGCCCCAGAAACTTGAGAAATGCCATGCATGGAGACAGTGTTATAATAAGAATAGAGTCAATGAGAAGGGGAGAAAGAAGAGAGGGTATAGTCTTAAAGGTAGTGGAGAGGGCCCACTCAATTGTTATAGGAGCTTATTATCTCGATGGAAAGGCAGCCTATGTCATTCCAGAAGACAGAAGGATATTCCAGCATTTCTATATCCCCAAGAAAAATCGTTCCTCCGCTAAAAAAGGCCAGATTGTTAAGGTAGAGATAACCAGTTATCCAACCCTAAGATATAATGCCGAAGGAAAGATAATCGATATTTTGGGCTATTCTGATGACCCAAATGTTGAAATCGATATTGTGGTTCATAAGTATGACCTTCCACTCAAGTTTCCAAAAAAGGTATTAAAAGAGGCAGAAGAATGTCCTCTACAAATAAACCCTGAAGAAATTGAGAAGAGGGTAGATCTTCGAGGACTCATAACCTTTACCATTGACGGGGAGACAGCAAAAGACTTTGATGATGCTGTTTCCATTGAGAAATTAAAAAATGGAAATATAAGATTAGGGGTCCATATTGCCGATGTCAGCTATTATGTAAAAGAAAATAGTGAGCTTGACAAAGAGGCCTATAAAAGAGGAACAAGTGTTTATTTCCCTGACAGGGCTATCCCCATGCTTCCAGAACGCCTATCCAATGGGATATGCAGCCTTAATCCAATGGAAGAGCGCCTCACGATGAGTGCGATGATGGATTTTGATAAAAAGGGAAATATGAGAAGCTATGAGATTCTGGATACGGTTATAAAGAGCAGGGAACGGATGACCTATACAGATGTTGCCAGGATACTTGATGGGGGTAAAACCCTTATGAAAAAGTACAAAGGCATAAAAGATGAGCTTTTCTTGATGAAAGACCTAACAGAGATACTGGGAAAGAGGAGACTGGCTGAGGGGAGCATTGACTTTGACCTTCCTGAGGCTGATGTGATTTTGGATATGAATGGAAAAATAGAGAATATTATCAAAGCAGAAAGAACCATCGCTCACAAGATGATAGAGGAATTCATGCTGGCTGCAAATAAGACCGTTGCAAGCCATCTCTTCTGGATAGAAATTCCTTCGCTTTATAGGGTTCACGATAAGCCTGACCCCTTAAAAATAGAGGTGTTCAATGAGTTTGTCCACGGGTTTGGTTACCGGATAAAAGGTAAAGGGAACATCCATTCTAAGTCCCTACAGCATATATTGGAAAAAATAAAAGGAAGGCCAGAAGAGAGGCTTATAAACACCATCCTTCTTCGGTCGATGAAGAAGGCCAGATATTCAGAAGAAAATTTAGGACACTTTGCCCTTGCCTTTGACAATTATACCCATTTCACATCTCCCATAAGAAGATATCCAGACCTTACGGTTCATAGACTTTTAAGGATAGCAAGAAAAAAGGGAAGGCTTTCGAAAAAGAGAATAAAAGAGCTGGAAGAGACCCTTCCAAAAATAGCCGAGCAATCTTCCAATAGAGAGAGGCTCGCTGATGAAGCAGAAAGAGAAATTGTTGATTTAAAAAAGGCACAGTTCATGTTAAATAAGATTGGAGAGGAATATTTTGGATATATCTCAGGTGTTACCCCTTTTGGTTTTTTTGTAGAACTGGAAGACCTGTTTGTGGAAGGGCTTGTGCATGTAACTAATCTTCAGGATGATTATTACATTTATTTAGAAAACCAGCACATGCTCAAGGGAGAATCCAGAGGGAAAACCTATCGCCTGGGAGACAGGGTATATGTCAGGGTAGCAAATGTCAGTCTTGAGAAGAGAGAAATAGACTTTTCCCTGTTGAAAAAATCCCTTTAAAGGAGTATATTTAGATTGTTTAAGCAATAATTAAGGCGTTTCAATGGTTTCTCAAAAGATTATATGCAAAAACAAAAAGGCATCTCATGATTATCACCTGAGTGAAACCTATGAGGCAGGGATTGTCCTTAAAGGAACAGAGGTAAAATCTCTAAGGGAAGGAAAAGTAAACCTAAAAGAAAGTTATGCCTCCATAGAGGGGGGAGAGGTCTATCTTTATAACTGCCATATCAGTCCCTATTCTCACGGCAGCGATGCTAACCATAACCCCTTAAGAACAAAAAAGCTCTTATTTCATAAAAAAGAGATCAAGAAACTTACAGGAAAGATAAAGGAAAAGGGCCTTACCCTTATTCCTTTAAAACTCTATTTTTTAAATGGAATTGCCAAGATTGAGATGGCCCTTGCAAAGGGAAAGAAGCTCTACGATAAGCGAGAGGATATGAAGATGAAAGACGCTAAGAAGGATATTGAAAGGGCCTTTAAAAATAGACAAAGAATTTAAGAAAAAGGGGGGCGATAGGTTTCGACGGGGATAGTTGAAGCTAAGGTTGCATGCCGAGGTCCCATTGGCTCGTAAAACAAATGGGAAACTACAACTGCAAACTCACATGAGTATGCACTAGCTGCTTAAAGCGCAGCTACGTCCTTTCTGTTCTCGCCCGTGGGATGGAAAAGGGCGTCAAATAGCGGGCTAGTCTTTTCTTCCATGTCTAGGGGGAGTAAAGGCGAAATCTTACTAGGCTAGTACCTCCTTAATCCCGTTCCAGGGGAGTTTGGAGGTATGAAATCTAAAACCTGGAATAAGCATGTAGATATCTTAGTGGAAGATTTCCGGACGCGGGTTCGATTCCCGCCGCCTCCACCAAAAAATCAGCTACAAAAAGCAGAACGATAATAGTTGCAGTGGGTTGTTAGGTCAAATTTAAATCTTGTATATGGTCTCGAATGTGATTTATTGAAAAAGCATAACCAATACCTACATTTGCAGAGCGTTTTAGATTCCTTG
The Nitrospinota bacterium DNA segment above includes these coding regions:
- the cysE gene encoding serine O-acetyltransferase is translated as MKRSTVMFRQIKGDIEAVFERDPAAKSVLEILFCYPGLHALIFHRIAHFFWRKKLLFLGRFISHIGRLLTGIEIHPGAKIGSGFFIDHGMGVVIGETAEIGDNCTLYHGVTLGGTSLKKEKRHPTLGNNVVVGAGAKLLGPFMVGDNSKIGANSVVINEVPPNSTVVGIPGKVVFKGEKKAEDKVDLNHHVLPDPQAKALKCLVNKILEMEKEIAKLKKDSLELYK
- the rnr gene encoding ribonuclease R — encoded protein: MSRLQVPVEKRSSFRKMIKRMNIESKIVRVKGSRYSLQENRNLITGRIQAHPDGYAFLIPEKKEEPDIYISPRNLRNAMHGDSVIIRIESMRRGERREGIVLKVVERAHSIVIGAYYLDGKAAYVIPEDRRIFQHFYIPKKNRSSAKKGQIVKVEITSYPTLRYNAEGKIIDILGYSDDPNVEIDIVVHKYDLPLKFPKKVLKEAEECPLQINPEEIEKRVDLRGLITFTIDGETAKDFDDAVSIEKLKNGNIRLGVHIADVSYYVKENSELDKEAYKRGTSVYFPDRAIPMLPERLSNGICSLNPMEERLTMSAMMDFDKKGNMRSYEILDTVIKSRERMTYTDVARILDGGKTLMKKYKGIKDELFLMKDLTEILGKRRLAEGSIDFDLPEADVILDMNGKIENIIKAERTIAHKMIEEFMLAANKTVASHLFWIEIPSLYRVHDKPDPLKIEVFNEFVHGFGYRIKGKGNIHSKSLQHILEKIKGRPEERLINTILLRSMKKARYSEENLGHFALAFDNYTHFTSPIRRYPDLTVHRLLRIARKKGRLSKKRIKELEETLPKIAEQSSNRERLADEAEREIVDLKKAQFMLNKIGEEYFGYISGVTPFGFFVELEDLFVEGLVHVTNLQDDYYIYLENQHMLKGESRGKTYRLGDRVYVRVANVSLEKREIDFSLLKKSL
- the smpB gene encoding SsrA-binding protein SmpB, with amino-acid sequence MVSQKIICKNKKASHDYHLSETYEAGIVLKGTEVKSLREGKVNLKESYASIEGGEVYLYNCHISPYSHGSDANHNPLRTKKLLFHKKEIKKLTGKIKEKGLTLIPLKLYFLNGIAKIEMALAKGKKLYDKREDMKMKDAKKDIERAFKNRQRI
- a CDS encoding NUDIX hydrolase, giving the protein MSLDIKKCQNCGEVVHVYKTPFVTVDIIIEMENNKIILINRANPPKGWALPGGYVDYGESLERAAIREAKEETSLDIRLIRQFHTYSDPKRDPRQHNISTVFIAKGDGVAEADSDAKDIGLFGEEDLPDRIVFDHPKILDDYFKNKY
- the nifS gene encoding cysteine desulfurase NifS codes for the protein MKKFYLDNNATTPLDPEVLEAMMPFLKEDFGNPSSVHQFGRTIRVKVEEAREKVAEILGADPLEIVFTSCGSESNNMALKGVYKKNCNHIITSQIEHPCIIETCNFLEKHGYEVTYVSVDKYGTVNPQEIEDSIKENTLLITIMHGNNEIGTIQPVKEIGEIAKRHEVYFHTDAVQSVGKVPTKVDDLGVDLLSLSGHKLHGPKGIGAIYIRKKTRMHPLIIGGHQERKRRGGTENVPGIIGLGKACEIAQREMENELKRLTSMRESLFKGIMEKIPHVQLNGHPTNRLPTTLNMSFKYVEGESLLINLDLKGVAVSTGSACSSGSLEPSHVLLAMKIPPEVIHGSLRFSLGRFNKEEDIDYVLEVLPPIVEKMREMSPLWEEKKTVMGK
- a CDS encoding tetratricopeptide repeat protein — encoded protein: MKMEWQDIIRKLKEYKKAIKGLGEKDRSEKGNTLEPSVDLKETKDAYTRIIEQNIEYAEAYIGRGTVSKNLGDDYQAIRDYNRAIELNPKSAEAYFCRGIVYQDIGKFYRAIRDYDRAIEENPKYAEAYNHRGIVFRKLGDYHRAIRDYDRAIEENPKYIAAYHNRGSAYEIIGNYYQAIEDYNKLIEINPEDKKSYSNRGLAYEKLGNSEQAINNLKTAARLGDKVAQHVLKSKRIQW
- a CDS encoding Rrf2 family transcriptional regulator; the protein is MRISAKGEYALRALHYLSLNYGKGLIHIKDIAENQKIPLKFLEGILLKLKNAGYLSSKRGARGGYFLAKPPGSINIAEIMRSMDIPLTPIDCVNDNASNLCDHKENCDLIWLWRDIKNKVEEILENTTFEDLCVKNKNQSKRIAI
- the nifU gene encoding Fe-S cluster assembly scaffold protein NifU, whose product is MYTEKVMDHFTNPRNVGEIEDADGVGTVGNPACGDIMKIFIKVKDNVIEDIKFKTFGCGAAIASSSVATELIKGKTIEEALKLTNKVVIEALGGLPKEKLHCSVLAEDALKSAIEDYQKKQNK
- a CDS encoding secondary thiamine-phosphate synthase enzyme YjbQ, whose translation is MKSYRKELWFNVPTRRAFINITPQVDECLKESRIKEGLLLVNAMHITASVFINDDESGLHQDYERWLEELAPHEPISQYMHNRTGEDNGDAHLKRQVMGREVVVALTNGKLDFGPWEQIFYGEFDGRRKKRVL